In Halalkalicoccus subterraneus, the following proteins share a genomic window:
- the rpl12p gene encoding 50S ribosomal protein P1 has translation MEYVYAALILNETGEEINEDNLTSVLEAAGTDVEESRVKALVAALEDVDINEAVEQAAAVPAAGGASGGAAAGGESEAADEGDEEEAEEAAEAEEEEDDEDEGDGGEGLGQLFG, from the coding sequence ATGGAATACGTTTACGCAGCACTCATCCTGAACGAGACCGGCGAAGAGATCAACGAAGACAACCTGACCAGCGTCCTTGAGGCCGCCGGCACCGACGTCGAGGAGTCCCGAGTGAAGGCGCTCGTCGCCGCGCTCGAGGACGTCGACATCAACGAGGCCGTCGAGCAGGCCGCCGCGGTCCCCGCAGCGGGCGGGGCCTCGGGCGGTGCCGCCGCGGGCGGCGAGAGCGAGGCAGCCGACGAGGGCGACGAGGAAGAAGCCGAAGAAGCGGCCGAAGCGGAAGAGGAAGAAGACGACGAGGACGAGGGCGACGGCGGCGAGGGTCTCGGCCAGCTGTTCGGTTAG
- a CDS encoding 50S ribosomal protein L10, with amino-acid sequence MSAQAEGERKTQNLPEWKREEVDELVEMLDSYASVGVVNIAGIPSRQLQNMRRDLHGSAELRVSRNTLLTRALEDVGDGLDDLTEHVAGQVGVIGTNDNPFGLYKQLEESKSPAPIGAGEVAPNDIVIPEGDTGVDPGPFVGELQQVGAAARIQDGSIHVTEDSQVLSEGEEVSQDLANVLSELGIEPKEVGLDLRSVYSEGILFDPEDLAIDVDEYRADFEAAAASARNLSINAVYPTTQTAPNLLSKATGEAKSLGLQAAIESPDLAPDLVSKADAQVRALAAQIDDEEALPEELRGVEAPAAPAEEDADADADEEEQPDEDEADAEPEDDDDDDDSGGDGLGAMFG; translated from the coding sequence ATGAGCGCACAAGCCGAAGGCGAACGCAAGACCCAGAACCTCCCCGAGTGGAAGCGCGAGGAGGTCGACGAACTCGTCGAGATGCTCGATTCGTATGCGAGCGTCGGCGTCGTCAACATCGCCGGCATTCCGAGCCGCCAGCTCCAGAACATGCGCCGTGATCTCCACGGTAGCGCGGAGCTGCGGGTCAGCCGAAACACGCTGCTCACCCGCGCGCTCGAGGACGTCGGCGATGGACTCGACGACCTCACCGAACACGTCGCGGGGCAGGTCGGCGTTATCGGGACCAACGACAACCCCTTCGGGCTGTACAAACAGCTCGAGGAGTCGAAATCGCCCGCACCCATCGGTGCCGGCGAGGTCGCCCCGAACGACATCGTCATCCCCGAAGGGGATACGGGTGTGGATCCCGGTCCGTTCGTTGGCGAACTCCAGCAGGTCGGAGCCGCCGCGCGGATCCAGGACGGCTCGATCCACGTCACCGAGGACTCGCAGGTCCTCTCGGAGGGCGAGGAGGTCTCACAGGACCTCGCGAACGTCCTCTCGGAACTGGGTATCGAGCCCAAGGAGGTCGGTCTCGACCTTCGATCCGTCTACAGCGAGGGCATCCTCTTCGATCCCGAGGACCTCGCTATCGACGTCGACGAGTACCGTGCGGACTTCGAGGCCGCCGCCGCGAGCGCACGGAACCTCTCGATCAACGCCGTCTACCCGACGACCCAGACCGCACCCAACCTGCTCTCGAAGGCCACGGGCGAGGCCAAAAGCCTCGGCCTGCAGGCCGCCATCGAGAGCCCCGATCTCGCACCCGATCTCGTGAGCAAGGCCGACGCGCAGGTGCGCGCCCTTGCCGCACAGATCGACGACGAGGAGGCCCTTCCCGAGGAGCTGCGCGGCGTCGAAGCGCCCGCGGCTCCCGCCGAGGAGGACGCCGACGCGGATGCGGACGAGGAAGAACAGCCTGACGAAGACGAGGCCGACGCCGAACCCGAGGACGACGACGATGACGACGACTCGGGTGGCGACGGGCTCGGAGCGATGTTCGGATAA